In a genomic window of Meleagris gallopavo isolate NT-WF06-2002-E0010 breed Aviagen turkey brand Nicholas breeding stock chromosome 1, Turkey_5.1, whole genome shotgun sequence:
- the DNAJC2 gene encoding LOW QUALITY PROTEIN: dnaJ homolog subfamily C member 2 (The sequence of the model RefSeq protein was modified relative to this genomic sequence to represent the inferred CDS: inserted 1 base in 1 codon) translates to MLKTLDPKDWKNQDHYAVLGLGNIRYRATQKQIKAAHKSMVLKHHPDKRKAAGEQIGEGDNDYFTCITKAYEILSDPVKRRAFNSIDPTFDNSVPSKSEAKENFFEVFSPVFERNARWSNKKNVPKLGDVNSSFEEVDAFYSFWYNFDSWREFSYLDEEEKEKAECRDERRWIEKQNRAARALRKKEEMNRIRILVDNAYSCDPRIKKFKEEEKAKKEAEKKAKVEAKRKEQEAREKQRQAELEAARLAKXKEEEEVRQQALVAKKEKEIQKKAIKKERQKLRTTCKNWNYFSDNEADCVKMMEEVEKLCDRLELASLQCLNEALTSTTREGGKAAVVKQIEEINEQIRREKEEAEARMRQATKSSEKSTTGGGGGSKNWPEDDLQLLIKAVNLFPAGTNSRWEVIANYMNLHSTTGIKRTAKDVINKAKSLQKLDPHQKDDINKKAFDKFKKEHGVVPQMDSAAPSERFEGSPLDSSPWTTEEQKLLEQALKTYPVNTPERWEKIAAAVPGRSKKDCMKRYKELVEMVKAKKAAQEQVMNATKVKK, encoded by the exons ATGCTCAAAACCCTTGATCCCAAGGACTGGAAG AATCAAGACCATTATGCAGTTCTTGGGCTAGGAAATATACGATACAGGGCTACTCAGAAACAAATCAAAGCAGCTC ATAAATCCATGGTTCTGAAACATCATCCAGACAAGCGAAAAGCTGCAGGGGAGCAAATAGGAGAAGGTGATAATGATTATTTTACGTGCATAACTAAAG CTTATGAGATACTGTCTGACCCTGTGAAACGACGAGCGTTCAACAGCATAGATCCTACTTTTGATAACTCTGTACCTTCCAAAagtgaagcaaaagaaaacttctttgaagttttttcaccagtttttgaaagaaatgccAG gtggtcaaataagaaaaatgttcctAAACTTGGGGACGTGAACTCTTCATTTGAAGAGGTAGATGCATTCTATTCATTTTG GTATAATTTTGATTCCTGGAGAGAGTTTTCTTATttagatgaagaagaaaaagaaaaagcagaatg TCGAGATGAAAGAAGATGGATTGAGAAGCAGAATAGGGCCGCCagagcactgagaaaaaaagaggagatgaaCAGAATTAGGATACTTGTTG ACAATGCATATAGCTGTGATCCCAGGATAAAAAAAtttaaggaggaagaaaaggcaaagaaagaagcGGAGAAGAAAGCGAAGGTAGAAGCAAAACGAAAAGAACAAGAGGCAAGAGAAAAA CAAAGACAAGCAGAATTAGAAGCAGCACGGttagcaa gaaaagaggaagaagaagttAGGCAACAAGCATTAgtagcaaagaaggaaaaagagatacAGAAAAAAGCAATCAAGAAGGAAAGGCAAAAATTGAGAACAACGTGCAAG AACTGGAATTACTTTTCTGATAATGAGGCAGATTGTGTTAAAATGATGGAGGAGGTGGAAAAGCTTTGTGATCGTCTTGAGCTAGCAAG tctGCAGTGCTTGAATGAAGCACTTACATCCACAacaagggaaggaggaaaggcagCTGTAGTAAAACAG atagaagaaataaatgaacaaataaggcgagagaaagaagaggcagaGGCTCGTATGCGCCAAGCAACAAAGAGTTCAGAGAAGTCAACGACAGGTGGCGGAGGTGGGAGCAAAAACTGGCCAGAAGATGATTTACAGTTATTAATTAAAGCAGTGAACCTCTTCCCAGCAGGGACTAATTCAAG GTGGGAAGTTATTGCCAACTACATGAACTTGCACTCTACCACTGGAATAAAACGAACAGCAAAAGATGTCATCAATAAAGCAAAGAGCCTCCAGAAGCTTG ATCCTCATCAAAAAGATGATATCAACAAGAAAGCATTTGACAAATTTAAAAAGGAACATGGTGTGGTGCCTCAGATGGACAGCGCTGCCCCCTCAGAACGATTTGAAG GATCACCTTTAGATTCATCCCCTTGGactacagaagaacaaaaacttTTAGAGCAAGCACTGAAGACTTACCCAGTAAATACTCCTGAAAGATGGGAGAAAATAGCAGCAGCCGTCCCAGGCCGGTCAAAAAAAGACTGCATGAAGCGATATAAG